A window of the Budorcas taxicolor isolate Tak-1 chromosome 8, Takin1.1, whole genome shotgun sequence genome harbors these coding sequences:
- the LOC128052625 gene encoding interferon beta-2-like yields the protein MTYRCLLQMVLLLCLSTTALSRSYSLLPFQQRRSTAVCEKLLQHLPATPQHCLEARMDFQVPEEMKQAQQFRKEHAVLVMYEMLQQIFNILTRDFSSTGWSDTITEHLLVELYGQMNYLEPIQKEIMQKQNSTTGDMTILRLKKYYFNFVQYLKSKEHNRCAWTVMQVQLLRNFSFLKSLTGYLRD from the coding sequence ATGACCTACCGGTGCCTCCTCCAGATGGTTCTCCTGCTGTGTCTCTCCACCACAGCTCTTTCCAGGAGCTACAGCTTGCTTCCATTCCAACAAAGGCGGAGCACTGCGGTGTGTGAGAAACTTCTGCAGCACTTACCTGCAACTCCTCAACATTGCCTGGAGGCCAGGATGGACTTCCAGGTCCCCGAGGAGATGAAGCAAGCACAGCAGTTCCGGAAGGAACATGCCGTATTGGTCATGTATGAGATGCTCCAGCAGATCTTCAATATTCTCaccagagacttctccagcactggCTGGTCTGACACCATCACTGAGCACCTCCTTGTGGAACTCTATGGGCAGATGAATTATCTGGAGCCAATCCAGAAGGAAATAATGCAGAAGCAAAACTCCACTACGGGAGACATGACCATTCTTCGCCTGAAGAAATATTACTTCAACTTCGTGCAGTACCTCAAGTCCAAGGAGCACAACAGGTGTGCCTGGACAGTCATGCAAGTGCAATTGCTCAGGaacttttctttcctgaagaGCCTAACAGGTTACCTCCGGGACTGA